One genomic region from Leptospira montravelensis encodes:
- a CDS encoding DUF1577 domain-containing protein: protein METLERSKRSLDVFSDKEKKLHVLTKFLLNQELSLKDNIHSGESCFLKKVSADGNKVLVSVRPTMTLSVGQKVTLYKILGRYLHLECTVEQEKGESQYVLHLDKIAIAKKDRESSRIPVPPGSAWITNVVSSKAKIETDMFHIPTAVKVNFQDYETKLKNSVDFIKISTFNSSEDSEVIRQIKKTKKGLLLEDATDRKSYETSPNEDFLVFSDEVEDDIEKEINNKRNQKIKSELILPILYLNDEEESIPIGYIQMQSKTETFDLLKAMEMKTVCFEMVDRIRHSNMIKSDGKFPVIDISEGGLKVVVDHPDLMKSLPKLSGFQFDLFFKMQSPLTAFGTIKTITKNEEGHLTVGLAIAGHSSRSGEKKRFLENVEFFRKQNHKP, encoded by the coding sequence ATGGAAACTCTAGAAAGAAGTAAGCGATCTTTGGATGTTTTTTCTGACAAAGAAAAAAAACTCCATGTTTTGACGAAATTTTTATTAAACCAGGAATTGAGTCTAAAAGACAATATCCATTCTGGGGAAAGTTGTTTTTTAAAAAAAGTATCGGCCGATGGAAACAAGGTTCTTGTAAGTGTTCGACCCACCATGACCTTATCAGTGGGCCAAAAAGTGACCCTCTATAAAATTTTAGGAAGATACCTCCACCTAGAATGTACGGTGGAACAAGAAAAAGGAGAATCGCAGTATGTTCTCCATTTGGACAAAATTGCCATAGCCAAAAAAGATAGGGAAAGTTCACGAATTCCTGTCCCTCCCGGTTCCGCTTGGATCACAAATGTTGTCTCCAGTAAAGCCAAAATCGAAACCGATATGTTTCATATCCCCACAGCGGTAAAAGTGAACTTTCAGGATTATGAAACTAAACTGAAAAACTCAGTCGATTTTATCAAAATTTCTACCTTTAACTCAAGCGAAGATTCAGAAGTCATCCGCCAAATCAAAAAAACTAAAAAAGGTCTGTTATTAGAGGACGCCACAGATCGGAAATCTTACGAAACTTCACCTAACGAAGATTTTTTGGTATTTTCCGATGAAGTGGAGGATGATATAGAAAAAGAAATCAATAACAAACGAAACCAAAAAATCAAATCAGAACTAATCCTTCCTATTCTTTACCTTAATGATGAAGAAGAATCCATTCCCATTGGATACATCCAAATGCAAAGTAAAACAGAAACCTTTGATCTACTCAAAGCTATGGAGATGAAAACGGTTTGTTTTGAAATGGTAGACCGGATCCGTCATTCGAATATGATCAAATCTGATGGTAAATTTCCAGTGATTGATATTTCAGAAGGTGGATTAAAAGTAGTTGTTGACCACCCTGATTTAATGAAAAGCCTTCCCAAACTTTCAGGTTTTCAGTTTGATTTGTTTTTTAAGATGCAATCTCCACTGACTGCCTTTGGAACCATTAAAACGATTACCAAAAACGAGGAAGGTCACCTAACAGTAGGTCTTGCGATCGCAGGTCACTCTTCGCGTTCAGGTGAAAAAAAGAGATTTTTGGAAAATGTTGAATTCTTTCGTAAACAAAATCATAAACCTTAA
- a CDS encoding B12-binding domain-containing radical SAM protein — MAKIQFLQLPVPPPSYYAATGNVPLAAASLASCLASKEDPVTGITPHVVSPEDTDSLGDLALIDRIVKEGPDFLGLSLYLWNTERSLYIAKEVKKRSPETKILIGGPEVNEDNPYVLGEEGYDIAVSGEAEHSFRNLMRSLLSNSSLDGLENVAYRKENGKLTSFGKPVPANFPLTDFPSPYTTGHLKVDPRRSTYLETVRGCKSQCTYCFYPKSSQNLRTLDIPETMKLISDLKEKGAKELVFLDPTFNHRPGFENFLDAITEINADGQMSMFAELRSEGVTPKLATKLRKAGFTRVELGLQSVNEETLKRVKRYGSPHKVAEVAKMLAGEGIELLLDLIIGLPGDKPEDVERGIHFFLEHGLGEWVQAFPLSILPGTAMRKDAEKEGLFFMPTPPYRIIETPTFSSRDLTESLFFAEDLLERRLDEFPRPFLCNAAANKNDRIDLVLGEIKNPLFKKNLNQGESEFSDWSGSRHHSVWFHTENFSKDLSRILGFIENRISAEPFCTIDFVIPLVSIPKSQEIEKIVSVLESKRQSYLSRTLAHRGENLQHRLVFVFDGNHRELRNWRKIEMESTSFLIYEIVSTNKIQSLDPSLEAFYLIEGDEFQTKDFEFLKQNMDPEAVTFSSRKWEEKWSMEVLGYGEL; from the coding sequence ATGGCAAAAATTCAATTTTTGCAATTACCGGTACCACCTCCTTCTTATTATGCAGCCACAGGAAATGTTCCTTTAGCAGCTGCTAGTTTGGCAAGTTGTCTTGCATCCAAAGAGGATCCAGTTACAGGAATCACTCCCCATGTAGTTTCCCCCGAAGATACAGATTCTTTAGGAGACCTTGCACTCATCGACCGCATTGTCAAAGAAGGACCTGATTTTTTAGGACTCTCTCTTTATTTATGGAACACCGAACGAAGTCTTTATATCGCAAAAGAAGTAAAAAAAAGAAGTCCCGAAACTAAGATCCTCATTGGAGGGCCAGAGGTAAACGAAGACAATCCTTATGTTCTGGGAGAAGAGGGATATGATATTGCCGTATCGGGCGAAGCCGAACATAGTTTTCGTAATTTAATGCGGTCATTACTTTCAAATTCGTCTTTGGATGGATTGGAAAATGTAGCTTACCGAAAAGAAAATGGAAAACTCACTTCGTTTGGAAAACCTGTCCCTGCCAATTTTCCACTCACAGATTTTCCCTCACCTTATACCACAGGACATTTAAAAGTAGATCCCAGACGATCCACTTACTTGGAAACGGTACGAGGTTGTAAGTCACAATGTACTTATTGTTTTTATCCCAAGTCGTCACAGAATCTAAGGACACTTGACATTCCTGAGACAATGAAACTTATTTCCGACTTAAAAGAAAAAGGGGCTAAGGAATTAGTTTTTTTAGATCCTACTTTTAACCATAGACCGGGATTCGAAAATTTTTTAGATGCCATAACCGAAATCAATGCGGATGGCCAGATGTCGATGTTTGCAGAACTTCGATCGGAAGGTGTGACTCCAAAACTTGCGACTAAACTTCGTAAGGCGGGGTTCACTCGTGTGGAACTCGGACTCCAATCGGTAAATGAAGAAACTCTAAAACGAGTGAAACGATATGGTAGTCCACACAAAGTAGCGGAAGTGGCAAAGATGTTAGCCGGTGAGGGGATAGAACTTCTACTGGATCTGATCATTGGTCTTCCTGGTGACAAACCAGAGGATGTGGAAAGAGGAATTCATTTTTTCTTAGAACACGGGCTTGGAGAATGGGTGCAAGCCTTTCCTTTATCTATTTTGCCTGGAACTGCCATGCGTAAAGATGCCGAAAAAGAAGGCCTCTTTTTTATGCCTACACCACCATACAGAATCATCGAAACACCTACCTTTAGTTCTAGAGACTTAACAGAGTCATTATTTTTTGCAGAGGATTTATTGGAACGCCGTTTGGATGAGTTTCCAAGGCCATTTTTATGTAATGCCGCCGCTAACAAAAACGATCGAATCGATTTGGTGTTAGGTGAAATAAAAAACCCCTTGTTTAAAAAAAATCTAAATCAAGGGGAATCAGAATTCTCAGATTGGTCGGGGAGCCGTCACCATAGTGTTTGGTTTCACACAGAAAACTTTTCTAAAGACCTCTCGCGTATTCTTGGTTTCATTGAGAATCGTATTTCGGCAGAACCATTTTGTACAATCGATTTTGTGATCCCTTTGGTTTCTATTCCTAAATCCCAAGAGATAGAAAAAATCGTTTCCGTTTTGGAATCCAAAAGACAATCTTATCTTTCACGTACACTGGCACATCGGGGTGAAAATCTTCAACACCGTTTGGTTTTTGTTTTTGATGGAAATCATAGGGAACTAAGGAATTGGCGAAAAATAGAAATGGAATCCACATCCTTTTTGATTTATGAAATCGTTTCTACAAATAAAATCCAGAGTTTGGATCCTTCTTTAGAGGCTTTTTATTTGATAGAGGGAGATGAGTTTCAAACAAAAGATTTTGAGTTTTTAAAACAAAATATGGATCCAGAAGCGGTAACTTTTTCTTCTAGAAAGTGGGAAGAAAAATGGTCTATGGAAGTTTTGGGTTACGGAGAACTTTAA